The sequence CAGACGTGTGCTGCTTTGATATTTTTGGTTTGAAATTGATCATTGTTTTGGTTTATGATGGTTAGCTTTTATTCAATGTACAATTGGACATAAGTTTGGATTCGGTTGAAAGTACTGGCATGTTCTGCTGTGTTTTTTGGCTCTGGCATGTTCTGCTGTGTTTTTTGACTGTGGAGCTATATCTCTCTGATGATTCTTATGAACCTAACTATGTAATTTTGGCTGCATAATAATGATACAGGCAATGTCTTCTCTTTTGGTTTAGGAAGATCATAGGGCTCAAGACCTTGCCTTCTTCGTGTCTGAGAAGGACTTGAATAATGCGGCAAGAATATTATAGTAATCTTCTACCCTTGTCAAATTACTAAAGGGTCTGCAATAATCAAGAAAAGGTGGTTCTGTACCTGTTGAATGTAGTCAGAGTGAGTTCTTGTACTTGAAACCAATAATTCATATTGTTACCTTTCAAGTCAGTTGCTATGGAAGCTTATTAGTAATGCTTTGCTCAATTTGGTATGCCTCAGTTCTATGCTCCGCCTTTTCCAGACTAGTTGCTCAATCTTGAGGAACAAGCAGAATTACCATCTCTCAGCTGCTTTAATTAGCGATCACCTTTTTTTCTCCATCTGCATCTCACCATATTTTTGTACAATAGATGGTTTCCAAACTCATTCACGTGGCTGCATATGAAGCTGAAAATCATTTTGAGCTCTCTTTGAGACAAGCTTTCGAGCTTCTTGAACCAAAATTAAGACCTCCATTTTGTTTGAAGATCCCAAATCCACAAGAATACAAGGAGCTGAATTGGGCTATTCTTTATGGGATTTTATGTGAACCACATTTGGCTAAACCTCATATTAAGCATTTGCATGCAATTGTCACAGATGGTTATGGTCTGATTTGTTATCTGCTTCGAAAGGTTGTTAATGAACTGTATCTTAAACTCGTTGATTCCgcaaaatgtcaaatatttatGGTGACTAAGGAAATGATAAATGTATGTGCTGTAGGGGTTGATGCTGTTTTGATATCCCTGTTGAGGCAAATTGTTGGTGGGGATTTTGGTGAAGGGAATTTATGGTTGTGTTTTGAATTGGTGAGTCTACTTTTGAACAGTTGGAGTTATTTGTTGGAAGAATTACCAGAGGTTATACCAAGTGCATTATATACGTTTTTACGGTTATTGGCAGATCACTGCAGATTATCTGATGCAAAATTGGAGCCTTTGAAGCAATTGGAGATTGCGTTTTGCATTAAAGTAATAAGGGAGCAATTTCACTTTTGTTTGAAGATTGGGAGAGATTTTATTAGACTCTTACAAGACCTAGTTTATGTATCTGAATTTAGAGCTGTATGGAAAGACTTATTATTAAACCCAAGCAACTTTAGGAGTCCTGGGTTTTTtgatatttcaaacttttacTACACAAGAACTTCAAGTCGATATTTCTTACTTCGTATTTCTCCAGAAATGGAGGCCCAACTGCGATTTTTAATGACCAATGTGAAACTGGGCTCTCAAAACCGCTACCAGATGTGGTTTGCCAAGAAGTTTCTACATGGGTCTGAGAGTGAAATGATCATTTCTGACATTGTTCGATTTATATGTTGTGCACACCATCCTCCAAATGAAGTCATTCAGTCTGATATTATTCCAAGATGGGCTGTTATAGGATGGCTTTTGACATGTTGCAGGAAGAATTATATTAAAGCCAATGTAAAACTTGCTCTATTTTATGATTGGCTTTTCTTTGATGATCAAACTGACAAAATTATGAACATTGAGCCTGCAATGTTGTTAATGGTATTTTCCATACCTAGATATAATGATATGGTTCACACTCTTCTTGAATTTTTATTCCTTCTTGTGGACAACTATGATGTGGAAAGGAAGGATAAAATAGCATTGGGCGTCTCTTCAGCTTTTAGTGCACTTATCAAAAAAGGAGTAATTTCCTCATTGGACACTTTGATTTCTTTTGACGGCCTTTCTCCATTACTACGAGACAGGCTTAGGGTACTTTCATCAGGTAAGAAGTTTCAGGTTCCAAATGAATTGCAATTATTTATACCCAATCACTCTGTGAATCCTCTGCCTTCTTCGAGTAAATCCTGTGCAGGCTTTATATATTCAGAAAGCCATCCTAGCTGCATTGTAGGCAATGTAAATGCTACACCTGTTGGTTCTTCTGTTCCTATTGTGGTAGATGTATCTGCCCCTCATCATTCAGTTGTGACGGATGTTCAGCAATGTGACAATATAGAAATTTTGGTGAAAAATCTTGGTGCAGTTACTAGAAAATCCTATAAAATGGGCCTCAAAACTCTGGAAGAACTTCTAGTTTTATTTCTCTCGCTTAATGACAATGGACAAGCTGGCAGAACAATAAACACTGAAATTCTGTCTTCCAGAATAGTAAATACCTACGACTTGTGTGGGTATAAACTATTTTGTGCTCTTGAATTACCTCCAAATGGTTCCAGTTATAATGATGAAATAGAATCTGCCACTGCCTTAATAATCCGTACGTTCATCTTTTATCATGAGAAAAATATACAAGAATTGCTTCTGTTTTGTTCTAGGAATGGTTTGCCTGTGGGAGCGCGATTGTTATCTTATGTATCTCGTCTGGCTTATGAAGCGAACAAAGCAGGTTTAACAGGTAACGTTGAGTTTGAGAACATCGATAGTGCGGAAATTGATTCGAAGCCGCAGTTATTGTTGTTCCATCTGAATGGGTACTATTGTTTCAGGAATGGTATGGGAGGAAACCCCCAAGATACAGTTGTCTCTTTTTCTGAAATAGACAAGGAGGTGATTGCTAAGTTGGTAACAAATGCCTTTTCTGCTTATAAATGTTTCCTTGtttattcaaaagatattttgcaCAAAGATGCAGATGTATCTTTAACCAAGCTCTTTTATCTTGATTTGATGTCCTGTGTGGAATGGAATGCGAGGAGAGTGAAATTTTTATTCCATTGTATTTTTTATCTTCTCTCAGATCTATGCATATGCAAGGAGGAGATTGTTAAATTACTTGTTACTCTGTTGGATGACACTGATCTTGTTAATATGCAGTTCGAGATTATTGCAAAGAAATTTTGTGTGTTTGGTAAGGACACTaaatctatttttcttttagttaagAGCTCTTTGAATTGGGGTTGTCTTGAACAACGTAAACTCTGGGGCTTGATAAGGTCAGAGCTTATAGTTTCGAAGGTTCAAGTCGAGAGCTTAGTTTTGAAACTTTTCTGCTTGGGTGTATTAGATGCAAGCAAGCATGCCATTGCCATTGAAGGTCTTCTAAACTTGTGCTGTTATAATGCACCATCACCTGAGCTTGTTGAGGCAATCATGTTATTACCCAATGATGCATTTCATGGTTTCTCTGCCGCGGTCTTGGCTTCCTGGGTTGTATCGAACGAGTCAATGCTATTTGATAGCCTGGTTGATTTTGCAGAGAAACTTGGGAAGATGAGTGAGAGTGAGGTTGTGGTAAATCATTCTGCAATCTTATGGCTGGTGAATCATTTTAGGGCACAAGGACTGAGTGACTCAACAATTTACAGCAACCTGTATGGAAATATTGTGGGTGGAAAAGGAAAGTAGTGATGGAAGTGTGGGGTTTTGTATCAAATGTAAGTATGAGACTGACTTTCCTAACTGTTTTTGGTTGCTGATTTTCCTTGAAAATTTCTTTAGGTTTAGattcatgttttcatgtttaAAATCTATGATATTTGctaatagttttggaattcaaTGGTGGAGATaaaaaatttcattcatattccAAGTGTTATGAGTTATTGAGgggattatttatttatttatttattttttaaattttgggatgTGTCTTGTGTGTTTGTTTTTaagtaaaaattttaatttctttactaGCCCTGAAGATTTGAATGATTAAGCTTTCGAGTTTTGGGGAAACGAatccaaaagtgtttttaagTGTAGAAAAAAAGTGttattaaacacttaaaaagtcAATCTAAACATACCCATAATTTCACACCTACACAACTCTAAATCAGTTTCAATCCTACTACTATGATGTAGGAGAAATGTTAGATagttattaatataattagtttatattatttttttttgttaattataggttaattagcattttagatttatttagttatttttcatatattttcttGCAAGGCAATAAATAGCTTATGAAATTAGAATAATTTTTGTTCTTAGAGTCTCAGGTCTTGATCTGTTGCAGGTTGTATTGTGAAAGAAAGCTATGGTTCTTCTAGACAACAATATACATCTATGATTGAAGTATTTGGGAGTAAGGGTGAGAAAAACCCCTTCCTCCACTTCACCCCCTTTTAATCATGGATCTTCGATTTCCCATCCCTACCGTTGTACTCAAAATCAAGGGTTGAAAACTTTACCAGATGAAGAATGTGATGACAGACTTAAAAAGATGAAGGAGAAAGGCAGAAAGTTTTAATGGAAAAACATGCTAGGGGATCACTTGCAAGATCAAATAGGGAAGCAACCCACAAGGAAAGAAGGATTTAGAGACGATCCTTCTCACTCAAATCCATCTTCAGCAGGAAACAATGTTAGCTGTATTCTACGGCGAAGTTATCGGTTGACTCGAGAAAAGTGGTTCATCGACATCAGGAAGGACGTTTGTCCGAGTAATTCAGGTAAAGCATTTCAATACCAATAGTCAGAAAAACTATCTAAGCAAACAAATCAGATTTGTTCATTGATCATAGTAGACTGCCACTTATACATCCCAGCATTTACAGAGCTGATGATGCTGCTTCTGTTAACGAGGTTCTTGATGGTACAAACTGCACATCGCCTGCACATTTTTGGTAAATAACATTGTTTCGGAGTGCTTGTATCGGTTTCGGTTTTCCTCGTGACTGAATTGTCAATTGTCAATTCAGCATTGTCAATTCAAGGCAATCGAGGTCGAAGTGACTGAAGAAGACATGGAGAAGTTTCATAATCTGTTTAGGTTGGTGGTTTCTTACTGGATTCACTTTGGATATGAAAATGTAGAAGCATAGTACTTAGTTGTGGATATTATCATATGAGTTTTAGGTGCATCCCGAACATCACCCATCTTTATGCATCCCATTCtcatcacattcatagaaaaataattaaaatatttcaaaaaaggaGAAGAATTTGTCACATGACAAATTGTGATTGGACAATTTAGTGGGATCACAAAGATAGGTATTGTTTGGAATGCACTAAAGTATTTTTCTTATCATATAGCTTGAAATGTGaagaaaaatttatatatagatgaaatttatacaaatttgCAGCTCCATACCTTCAGCTGGTTAGAACTTGTACTATTCTGAATTTATCAATCAAAGCCTTCTTTTTGCTTACATTTTCTCTTCCATCCAACCATTCATGTTCTCTTTTGTGTCATCTAAATTGATCCATCTTGCTTGTGCATATGATTCTTCCATGTCAGATATTTTATCTTGAAAAACGTGCTTCATGGTTTTGATGAATAACAATTAGGacgactttatttatttaaagcaTGTATACAGCCTATACTTCTTTAAGGAAAAACATCTAGTAGTAAAAATTCATTGTCTATATTTGTAACTTGTACACATTTGAAGTGAATGAGTGTGTTACTCCAGCCTTTTAAAAGTGTTTATtggtatataaaaaaaatattactgttttttaaattttgtagggTTTGGCTAAAATTTGTGGGGTAAAAAGTTTCTTTGGTTAGTGTTGTGTTGGTTTACTTTTAAAGATCACTATGAGGGTTAAAAAATAGAATTATCTAGAATTTTACCTAAGGTGAACAATcttttggtaattattttgttttttattttagaaaattaagcatattttctcattttcttacgattgtttgcatttttttaagtataggacttgaatttttagtcaaatttcaaaaacaaaacaagttttcaaaaactattttattaagtttttgaaatctaactttgttttttaaaatattgataaaaagtagataacaaagtaagaaatttagaggtgaaacgGGGAtttttaggtttaattttcaaaactaaaaattaaaaatcagaTGATTACCAAACAGTTTGAACGTTTGCCATGTTGGTTGGAGTAAAGAGTACAGCGTTGCTCAATTGAAAAGTGTGTCGTGAACCAACACATCCAAAGAAAgaaagggaaggaggaagggTAATAACTTTGATATAATGTGGTATAATTTTATCCAAACTTATATCTATGTGGTCCTCTCCAAAGAAACAACAAAAAGTGGAGGTGAGAGATTCAAATATCTCATCTCATGATTGAGAATGCGTAATTTATAATAGTCGAGTTATATACACTTTGgccaaaaatgaaatttattacTATAAAATATACTAAACAATCACTATGATATCAAGGTTTAAAATGCCAATATTGACGAGAATTTCAAGATCTCAATTTTACGAAAATGTCGATGGAAATATCGATGAAATGTTAATGTcgatatatatttttgaaaagattataaaactaaaaaaatcaaataaactaaataaatcaataaataacattttatggcttttaaagaagcaaaaaaatgtttatctttatattatattcatattattaatattttgttattttttttaatgaattttgtaTGATACAATGAAATACCACTTCACCTTTGTACCAATGTCAAATGcatggaaatgaaaaaaattcaatatatcaatagaaatttaatactgcatataatatatatatccaaATTAACTCAATTCGGTTAAGACATATGTCttaacatttaatttgaatgtcATTATTTATTCGAAGGAATGAActaaataatgatatttttaatATCATGCTTTTTTCGTAGAtcatatattcaaaattaattacttTCGTATTGTAAAAATAACATTCCCCTTCttgaaaaggagaaaaaaaaaaaaaaaaaaactcccttTGATCATAACTTcacatttaaataaaactttaattgaaattttaacgATATGTGTCATTAAAAAGTCCAATATGAAAGTgtgaaacaaattaaattacCTTTAGAGATAGAACTGTTTTTTTTCAGTAAAATTAAATGGACtgttaaaaacataaaaaaatcaacCGTTGAGCATATTTTTTCCATTATAAAAATGGTTGAAGTTGAGTACAAACTTCATCAACAAAGttcttcaaaaaataattttttttttaaaaaaaaagaggaaaatttttGATCGACAAAGCACAAAGAATGGCCACTTTAATTGCTCCCAAGTATTTCTCTCCTGTTGAAGATGCAGAAAATATCAAGAAGGCTTGTCTAggtttttcttctctcttcctcttccatttAGTGCTTGTCTAATTTAAGTATTTGTTTTAGCTCAACGATCTAGAATAGATCAAATCATCGACTTTTGAAATGATAATTAGTACATTATCTATTGAGTTATGTTGTATAAAGACTTTTGAAATTACTAAAACGAAAAACGAAAAACGATATACGTTTTGGTTTtattaattcttatactattaGTTTTCTTTAGGAATTAATATTATCGAGTTATGCTGTGTAAACACTTTTGAAATAATAGTTATAAATGTGTCATTTATGTACTTTCTTTGACGGTGGACTTAAGGACtagaaaaaatagttaaaaaatgtatttatgaTAGTTTTTTAGAGTCATGAAAACATGTTTTAGTAGTACTAAATCCTAGAGTTCATAAAGGATATTCTAACAAAAGAGTAATACTTGCAACTATCTTCATGCATCTTTTTAATTACATAGTAAAAAAAGTTCagtatattatttatatatatatatatatataatatatatatatatatatatatatatttgccaCATGACAAATATTAATTGAATATCTGGGTGAGCTGCACGAAAATGGGTGCAATCCGGGTGCAATCCGAGAAGCAcctaaataattttctttaacaaATGTTTGATGCTTTGCCAAAGTGAGTACAGTTCAACGGTAATTGATACGAACTCTGTCTTTTGAAGTTGGAGGTTCAGATCTTCATATCCCACTCGTACTAAAAAAAGTGTTTGATGGTTTAGAGATTTGTGTATTTATGTTGAAGGTTTGGGGACAGATGAGAAGGCCATAATATCCATTTTAGGCCACAGAAATGCAACTCAAAGGAAGCTTATAAGGTTGGCTTATGAAGAAATCTACAATGAGGATCTCATTCACCAACTCAACTCTGAACTTTCTGGGGACTTTGaggtatatataaatatatatataatgtatgtttttattgtgttctaagtttaattttgtaacaaatTATGATTgatgaattttgaataatatgTTATGGTATTATCACACAGAGAGCTATATGCCACTGGACACTTGATCCGGCTGATCGAGACGCCGTTTTAGCAAACAATGCATTGAAAGCATCGACACCCGATTACCGTGTTATCATCGAAATAGCATGTGTTCGGTCTGCTGAAGATCTTTTAGCAGTAAAACGAGCTTATCGGTTTCGATTCAAACATTCTCTCGAAGAAGATGTAGCCTTTTGCACAACAGGAGATATCAGAAAAGTaacttattttataactttCTAAGCATTTAAAAAGGTGTTTTAAAGTGAAAAGTAGAATTTttaacacttgaaaagttatttCAAACAAGTCCAAAAGTTCAAAATCTGTGAAAAGGGGATTATTATTAgagtatttataaaaattagcCATTTTGCAGCTTCTTGTGGCAGTGGTGAGTGCTTATAGATATGAAGGCAATGAGATTGATGAAAGTATTGCAGAATTAGAAGCAAACATTGTTCATAATGAAATCAAAGGCAAAGCTTTTAAGAATGAAGATATTATTAGAATTCTTAGCACAAGAAGTAAGCCACAGCTTAATGCAATTTTCAATCGCTATAGAGATATCCATGCCACATCCATCACCAAGGTAttacaatacaaaattttataatCTTAATCGAATATTATAGACCTATTTGGTAATGTTTTCGTttcttgtttattgtttatcattttctttttttatccatagttttttttttcttgaaaagggAAACCATACATTTTTTTGTAACCATTTCTGtttctttgtttatttgaaatttaatattaaaaatgtaagaactttacatgaaaaataagtttttcaaataaaataaaaaaatttatgttttatttattttcaatatttattattagagaaattttcacatatagaaaaaatgtcaaattatttacgaaaatagtaaaaaaaaaaaaaaaacattggtagacactaatagactatcaacttttatcataaaaatattaaaattttgttattttgtgtaaatagtttcatttatttttctatttttgaaaatccccctATATGTGATGCATTTTATAAGTGAAAAATGGTAAATaagatttttaatatttatgtttggaaaaaaatagaaaaaaccaataaatttaaaacttgAATCGTTAATTTCTAGAATTCTTACACAAATTTAGAAAcacttttgaaaaatgaaaaataagaaacaacTAGTACCAAACACTTCGGTTTTTCAAGAACTAAAACGAGAAATTGAAACACAAAACGTAAACGTTATCAAACGGAACGTGTATTTCTCATCTCCAATATTTTTCTTATGCTATTATTCATAACTCTAATTACTTTGAAATGAAGAAATATAGTTAGATCATTTTGATAGCGtttgaatatttatttcttaatttctcTTAGAGctctaaataaaagaattatttCTTTGAAGTGGgtgaagtttttaaaatttatttttttctttttattttccacTTTAAGATTCTCATTAATGCATGtgggttttgatttttgaattacAGGGTTTGATAGGTCACCCAACTGACGAATATCTTGCTGCATTAAGAACTGTTATAAGATGCATTAGAGATCCAAAAAAGTATTATGCAAAGGTACATAATTTAATCAATCCACACAATATTTGTTAAATTTAGTTGATTAGAAgcttaattaaaatattttgatgatgGTTCGGTCGCAACAAAGAAATTAGAGGTTATCGAATAATCTCTAACTAATTAACATATATACTCTCTTAaagatacatatatattttatcaatccGTCCATTGCTCTTTAATGAAAATTAAGTCATAGATAAGATGACACTAAAAAACTGTCATAAACGTTACaacatccatttttttttttttttttgtcgaaagtgcttttttattttcatatatattttatcaatccGTCCATTgctcttttctttttgtttaatgAAAAGTCCAATTTGTTGTAGTGACACTATATCaagctcatttttttttctttcaactcCTATATCTGTGCTACTAAAACCATGTTGATGTTTAGGTTTTGCGAAACACGATGAACACGGTCGGGATCGACGGAGATGCTCTTAGTAGAGTGATAGTGACAAGAGCAGAAAAAGATTTGAAGGAGATTATGGAACTGTATTTGAAGAGAAACAATACATCTCTTGAGGAAGCTGTGAGTAGAGAAATAGGAGGAGACTACAAAGCCTTTCTTCTAGCACTCTTGGGCAGTGATGAACATTTGAACCTTATGGATTAAGTcccaaaattattattattattattttcccaTATactttttagaataagttttattaaacAACATAGGGTTTTGGATGGTGATTCTATGGTTCTATAGGAAATTCCTAAACATTTCCTTTtccatttattttcttttgtgatATTCCTAGTTTCTATCTTTTAGATGGATTCTAGTCATAGGTTTgctttaataataaaaatgaagtgcctaattttattatttatttatttattttatgttaagTTACATTTTTGAAGCATTAATCTTGATTTATAATTTAGCCTTTGTGATCTTAGGAGTTTCATAATGTCATTATCAtttattaaaagttaaaaaaacacATCTGATCCTTAACTTTAATGAAAGTAACAATTTGGTTTTAAAACTTTAGttagtaacaatttagtccttacaCTTCCagaattataacaatttagtttatttattacataataaaaattgacacttagttttgatgaaaattttcatgATAAAGTCTAActtgttacaaatttcaaaatatagaaactaaattgcTAGTTATTAAAGttcaatgactaaattgttataaatttgaaagtacaatgactaaattgtCACAGATTATAattcaaagactaaattgttacttccaTGAAAATTCAGAGACCAAAAATGCTTTACAACCTTGAGAATAAAGATATTTCAATGGTGTGATTTTAAAcaaccaacatttttttttgaaaataacaaccaACAACTTTTAtcgagaagaaaatgaaataatacaaGGACGTTAAAAAAAAGGACAAGCCCAAAAAAAAATACCCTACTGAGACCTATCAAAGTTTTCAGAATGTTTTTGCTCAACTCcccaaaatcaaattgaaagaaTGTgtataatctcaaataaactaCCAATGCAGGACAAAGAACGTAACACAATGTTTATACAATATGAAATAGATCAATATAACAGAACAAACATTAGTAATAGCTAAGTAGCATTATACATCTCAAAGTTCTTTCAAGTCTGGCAACTCTAAAACTGGGTTTGATCAGACAGTGATCTCTTATATACAAAGCAAGTAATTGGCTCACTTCTTTCTGGAAACAGCAGCAGCAATACCACCAGCAAGCAGTCCTACAGCAGTCGCTGCAATGCCGATGCCGATCACACCATCTATATTCCCCAAGCAAGAGTGATAATGAATGAAAATGTTCagttttaaatgaatttttggTTAAATTGGGATAAAGAAAGATTAGAAGTCCGGTAGAAATGCcatagctcaattgacatagtCTTTGTACTATCAACCTCGAAGTCAAAAATTCGATTCCTCCATCTTACATAttgtcaaaaaagaaaaagaaacaagtcTAGGAGAAATCGATACCTTTAGTGATCCGGTCTTCGATTGATTTCTTCAGTGTCCTTGCCTGTCTCCAGTCTGGTGCAATCTGAGAATCAAGCATCAAAATGGTTGAACTCCAAAGTTCTAAAATTCAATCATCAATGGTTCATAAGAAGTGCCACATTCAGTTTCTGAGAGTTCCAATTTTATGAAATGTTATATGTATGTCTCATTTTGGTTactaaatttataaaacaatCTAGATGTGTTATCCCAAAAGTCATAA comes from Benincasa hispida cultivar B227 chromosome 2, ASM972705v1, whole genome shotgun sequence and encodes:
- the LOC120071465 gene encoding integrator complex subunit 3 isoform X4, whose translation is MVSKLIHVAAYEAENHFELSLRQAFELLEPKLRPPFCLKIPNPQEYKELNWAILYGILCEPHLAKPHIKHLHAIVTDGYGLICYLLRKVVNELYLKLVDSAKCQIFMVTKEMINVCAVGVDAVLISLLRQIVGGDFGEGNLWLCFELVSLLLNSWSYLLEELPEVIPSALYTFLRLLADHCRLSDAKLEPLKQLEIAFCIKVIREQFHFCLKIGRDFIRLLQDLVYVSEFRAVWKDLLLNPSNFRSPGFFDISNFYYTRTSSRYFLLRISPEMEAQLRFLMTNVKLGSQNRYQMWFAKKFLHGSESEMIISDIVRFICCAHHPPNEVIQSDIIPRWAVIGWLLTCCRKNYIKANVKLALFYDWLFFDDQTDKIMNIEPAMLLMVFSIPRYNDMVHTLLEFLFLLVDNYDVERKDKIALGVSSAFSALIKKGVISSLDTLISFDGLSPLLRDRLRVLSSGKKFQVPNELQLFIPNHSVNPLPSSSKSCAGFIYSESHPSCIVGNVNATPVGSSVPIVVDVSAPHHSVVTDVQQCDNIEILVKNLGAVTRKSYKMGLKTLEELLVLFLSLNDNGQAGRTINTEILSSRIVNTYDLCGYKLFCALELPPNGSSYNDEIESATALIIRTFIFYHEKNIQELLLFCSRNGLPVGARLLSYVSRLAYEANKAGLTGNVEFENIDSAEIDSKPQLLLFHLNGYYCFRNGMGGNPQDTVVSFSEIDKEVIAKLIYAYARRRLLNYLLLCWMTLILLICSSRLLQRNFVCLMQASMPLPLKVF
- the LOC120071465 gene encoding integrator complex subunit 3 homolog isoform X3 — translated: MVSKLIHVAAYEAENHFELSLRQAFELLEPKLRPPFCLKIPNPQEYKELNWAILYGILCEPHLAKPHIKHLHAIVTDGYGLICYLLRKVVNELYLKLVDSAKCQIFMVTKEMINVCAVGVDAVLISLLRQIVGGDFGEGNLWLCFELVSLLLNSWSYLLEELPEVIPSALYTFLRLLADHCRLSDAKLEPLKQLEIAFCIKVIREQFHFCLKIGRDFIRLLQDLVYVSEFRAVWKDLLLNPSNFRSPGFFDISNFYYTRTSSRYFLLRISPEMEAQLRFLMTNVKLGSQNRYQMWFAKKFLHGSESEMIISDIVRFICCAHHPPNEVIQSDIIPRWAVIGWLLTCCRKNYIKANVKLALFYDWLFFDDQTDKIMNIEPAMLLMVFSIPRYNDMVHTLLEFLFLLVDNYDVERKDKIALGVSSAFSALIKKGVISSLDTLISFDGLSPLLRDRLRVLSSGKKFQVPNELQLFIPNHSVNPLPSSSKSCAGFIYSESHPSCIVGNVNATPVGSSVPIVVDVSAPHHSVVTDVQQCDNIEILVKNLGAVTRKSYKMGLKTLEELLVLFLSLNDNGQAGRTINTEILSSRIVNTYDLCGYKLFCALELPPNGSSYNDEIESATALIIRTFIFYHEKNIQELLLFCSRNGLPVGARLLSYVSRLAYEANKAGLTGNVEFENIDSAEIDSKPQLLLFHLNGYYCFRNGMGGNPQDTVVSFSEIDKEVIAKLVTNAFSAYKCFLVYSKDILHKDADVSLTKLFYLDLMSCVEWNARRVKFLFHCIFYLLSDLCICKEEIVKLLVTLLDDTDLVNMQFEIIAKKFCVFDASKHAIAIEGLLNLCCYNAPSPELVEAIMLLPNDAFHGFSAAVLASWVVSNESMLFDSLVDFAEKLGKMSESEVVVNHSAILWLVNHFRAQGLSDSTIYSNLYGNIVGGKGK
- the LOC120071465 gene encoding integrator complex subunit 3 isoform X5, with amino-acid sequence MVSKLIHVAAYEAENHFELSLRQAFELLEPKLRPPFCLKIPNPQEYKELNWAILYGILCEPHLAKPHIKHLHAIVTDGYGLICYLLRKVVNELYLKLVDSAKCQIFMVTKEMINVCAVGVDAVLISLLRQIVGGDFGEGNLWLCFELVSLLLNSWSYLLEELPEVIPSALYTFLRLLADHCRLSDAKLEPLKQLEIAFCIKVIREQFHFCLKIGRDFIRLLQDLVYVSEFRAVWKDLLLNPSNFRSPGFFDISNFYYTRTSSRYFLLRISPEMEAQLRFLMTNVKLGSQNRYQMWFAKKFLHGSESEMIISDIVRFICCAHHPPNEVIQSDIIPRWAVIGWLLTCCRKNYIKANVKLALFYDWLFFDDQTDKIMNIEPAMLLMVFSIPRYNDMVHTLLEFLFLLVDNYDVERKDKIALGVSSAFSALIKKGVISSLDTLISFDGLSPLLRDRLRVLSSGKKFQVPNELQLFIPNHSVNPLPSSSKSCAGFIYSESHPSCIVGNVNATPVGSSVPIVVDVSAPHHSVVTDVQQCDNIEILVKNLGAVTRKSYKMGLKTLEELLVLFLSLNDNGQAGRTINTEILSSRIVNTYDLCGYKLFCALELPPNGSSYNDEIESATALIIRTFIFYHEKNIQELLLFCSRNGLPVGARLLSYVSRLAYEANKAGLTGNVEFENIDSAEIDSKPQLLLFHLNGYYCFRNGMGGNPQDTVVSFSEIDKEIYAYARRRLLNYLLLCWMTLILLICSSRLLQRNFVCLMQASMPLPLKVF